GGTCATCCAGCCGGGGCTCAACTTCCATTTCCTCGGCGCGACGCTTTTCACCCTCATGGCCGGTCCGCACCTTGCGATGGTCGGCGTCACCCTCGTCCTCACGGCGGTCACGGCATGGAACGGCAGCGGCTGGGAAAGCTTCGGACTCAACGGCACGCTCATGGTGGTGCTCCCGGTGGCGTTGAGCCATGCGGTGTATCGCCTGATCGACTCGCGCCTGCCCAACAATTTCTTCGTGTATGTGTTCGGCATCGCCTTTGCCGGTGCCGCCGTGGCGGTGGGGACGCTGGGTCTCGCCACCACGTCGCTGCTGGCGAGCGCCGGCATTTACCCGACAGCGCAGCTTTTCGATCTCTACCTGCCGTACTATCTGCTGCTCGCCTGGTCGGAAGCACTGTTCACGGGCATGACCATGACCCTTTTCGTGGTCTACAAGCCGGAATGGGTCGCGACGTTCGACGACCGACGTTATCTGCGCAACCAGTAGGCGCGGATCTGCCTTTCCCGCCGCCCCTCCCTACATGACGAATCCACGCCATCGCACCGCTTTCCTGTTCGGCGCCCTGTTGCTGTGCGCTGTCTTTCCGGCCGCCGGCGAGCCCGCCCCCGTGGAACGGCATGCACTGCCCAAACCGGGAACGGACTTGGTCGGGGCGGTCGGTTCCGTCACCGTGCGCGATGAGGAAACGCTGCTCGATATCGCCCGTCAGCAGGGCATCGGGCAGGAGGAAATCGTCAACGCCAACCCCGGCGTCGACCGCTGGCTGCCAGCGGTGGGCAGCGAAGTCACCATCCCCGGGCGTCGCCTCCTGCCGGAAGGCGCGCGGCGCGGCATCGTCATTAACCTGCCGGAATACCGGCTCTACTACTACCCGGAGCCGGCGAGGAAGAACGGCTCGCGCGAAGTGCTGACATTTCCGATCTCGGTCGGCCGCATGGACTGGAAAACGCCGCTCGGCCTCACGCAGGTCACGGGAAAGCAGAAGAATCCGTCATGGACGCCGCCGGAATCGATCCGCGCCGAGCACGCGGCGGACGGCGACATCCTGCCGAAGGTGGTGCCGCCCGGCCCCGACAATCCGCTCGGCGCCTTCGCCCTGCGGCTCGGCATCTCCGGCTACCTGATCCATGGGACGGACAAGGAATTCGGCGTCGGCATGCGCGTCACCCACGGCTGCATGCGCCTCCTGCCCGAGCACATCGAAGCGCTGTTCCAGCTCGCCCCGGTGGGCACGCCCGTGCGTCTCATGAATCAGCCGGTGAAACTGGGCTGG
Above is a genomic segment from Betaproteobacteria bacterium containing:
- a CDS encoding energy-coupling factor ABC transporter permease; the protein is MNLPDALLPHAWYWLGWVLFVPCFLLVAGRAPWRRLASPVPLNAWLGTIVGLTLLWQITAVIQPGLNFHFLGATLFTLMAGPHLAMVGVTLVLTAVTAWNGSGWESFGLNGTLMVVLPVALSHAVYRLIDSRLPNNFFVYVFGIAFAGAAVAVGTLGLATTSLLASAGIYPTAQLFDLYLPYYLLLAWSEALFTGMTMTLFVVYKPEWVATFDDRRYLRNQ
- a CDS encoding L,D-transpeptidase family protein gives rise to the protein MTNPRHRTAFLFGALLLCAVFPAAGEPAPVERHALPKPGTDLVGAVGSVTVRDEETLLDIARQQGIGQEEIVNANPGVDRWLPAVGSEVTIPGRRLLPEGARRGIVINLPEYRLYYYPEPARKNGSREVLTFPISVGRMDWKTPLGLTQVTGKQKNPSWTPPESIRAEHAADGDILPKVVPPGPDNPLGAFALRLGISGYLIHGTDKEFGVGMRVTHGCMRLLPEHIEALFQLAPVGTPVRLMNQPVKLGWGDDALYLEVHPPLEEHERPAEELIADTLDRIRFQV